The following proteins are encoded in a genomic region of Dyadobacter sp. UC 10:
- the gmk gene encoding guanylate kinase, whose product MKGKLIIFSAPSGSGKTTIVRHLLSKFNNQLAFSVSACTRAKREHEIDGKDYYFLTLADFRQKIADQEFAEWEEVYAGNYYGTLKAEIQRLWDEGKHVVFDVDVKGGLKLKEAYGDKALGVFVKVTSEDEIKRRLSRRGTETDETLATRLAKVRYEQSFEHEFDEVLINDELNNALESAELLVKEFLEF is encoded by the coding sequence GTGAAAGGAAAGCTCATCATATTCTCTGCCCCTTCCGGCTCCGGAAAAACCACTATTGTCAGACACCTTTTAAGTAAGTTTAATAATCAGCTTGCATTTTCTGTATCCGCCTGCACACGTGCCAAGCGCGAACACGAGATTGACGGCAAGGATTATTATTTTTTAACGCTCGCTGATTTCCGGCAAAAAATCGCCGACCAGGAATTTGCTGAGTGGGAAGAAGTGTATGCCGGAAACTATTACGGTACATTGAAAGCCGAAATTCAACGGCTCTGGGATGAAGGTAAGCACGTAGTGTTCGACGTGGATGTCAAAGGTGGCTTGAAACTGAAAGAAGCTTACGGAGACAAAGCGCTGGGCGTTTTTGTGAAAGTAACCTCTGAGGATGAGATTAAACGCCGGTTATCCAGACGTGGAACAGAAACAGACGAGACACTTGCCACACGTTTGGCCAAAGTACGGTATGAACAAAGTTTTGAGCATGAATTTGATGAAGTCCTGATCAACGATGAACTGAACAATGCGCTGGAAAGTGCCGAGCTCCTCGTGAAGGAATTTTTAGAATTTTAA
- a CDS encoding phosphohydrolase: protein MNASPTTPSVTEAAQDKVMKHTCEHHAQCMKVIQAILDDEATDAEKEHFRDNMDKCIPCIEAYRLEKCIKDSLNHKIVKKPCPESILNTILSKINS from the coding sequence ATGAATGCATCCCCAACGACGCCTTCTGTGACAGAAGCTGCGCAAGACAAAGTCATGAAGCACACGTGTGAACATCACGCTCAGTGTATGAAGGTAATTCAGGCTATCCTGGATGATGAAGCGACTGACGCTGAGAAGGAACATTTTCGTGACAATATGGACAAATGCATTCCTTGTATCGAAGCTTACCGGCTGGAAAAATGCATCAAGGATTCACTTAATCACAAGATTGTCAAGAAGCCCTGCCCCGAAAGTATCCTCAATACGATCCTGTCTAAAATAAACAGTTAA